One Deinococcus sp. Leaf326 genomic window, CGTCACGCCACTCCAGGAGGCGGTCAGAGTATCTGAACTGACCTTCACCCGTACCACCGGGGAGCACGGGAGTGGTGAGATCCTTGAACAGATGGGGCATGTGATGGGGTTCGTCCTGCGTGCCCCGGGTGAACCCAGCGTGTACTGGGCTGGAGATACCGTTGTGATTCCTGCCGTGCGTGAGACGATCGCCCGAGAGCAGCCGGACGTCATCGTCACCCACTCGGGGGGTGCGACGTTGGGCGGCACTCTGCTGATCATGGACGCCGCGCAGACCGTGGAGGTGCTGCGCGCCGGGTCGGACGCGACGGTCGTGGCCGTGCACCTCGAGAGCCTCGATCACTGCTTCACGACCCGGAGCGATCTCCGGCACGCGGCGCAGGACGCGGGATTGGCCGCGCGCCTGCGGGTCCCGGAGGACGGCGAGACCCTGACGCTCGCGTGAAGCCAGGACCGTGGGATTCGGAAGCCAGCGTTGCCTGGGTCCCGCTGTCCGCAGGCATTCAAGTCATGGCGCGGCTCAGGCTCCATCAACGGGGCACAGACCGACGTGCCTGATCGCCTCGTGCGCTACGGGAAGATCATCGGCACGTTGCACGATCAGGCTGCCGCACTGAGACTCAAGACGAAATCGTGCAGCCTGCTCGATTGTTCGAGACTATGGTCGAGGTGAACCGGGACGCGGCGACGATCGCTGGCGACAGGTCACGCTGGCCAGTGGCGTGTACCGGATCACCGAGCCGTTGCGCACGCTCTGTCCAAACCCGGCTGAGGCCTCGCGCCCTTCGGAGATACCTGGTGCTCGGTGGCGGCGCGCGATCGTTCCCGGAACGACAGGTGGTCTCTCCACCCTCATGCCCAGCGTGCGTGGCTTTTCCCTTCCCCGGATCCTGCTCGCGCAGCTGTCCTTTACCGGGTGGCCACTGCCGGGCGTGTTCGGTGAACTCCTCGCCGGGTGCATCTCCATGCTGGGCGTGCATCAGATCCGGGGAGCCTCGCTGATCAAGAGAACGCACATAACGGGGTGGGTCCGGTGACGGTCGAGCCGAGTGACCCCGCGCAAGTCACATGGGCTGCACCGTCGCCGGGTCGCTTGCCAGATCTCTAACCAACCCCGAGTGACCTCCAACCTCTTCCGGCCCTGCCCACTTGGCGGGGCCGCGCCCGTTTCAGGAGCTGACCATGACCATTGATCCCCGCATCGCCGAGCTCCTCCGCAAGCGTCGTGAGCAGGGGTCGTCATTGAATAGACGGTGCAGTCCAGCGCAAAAGCACTGGCGCGACGCTGAGCTGGGGGTAATGCTCCAGGTTTGACTTCAAGCGGCGTTGCGAGCGTTCGCCGATGACGTGAGTGTAGACCAGGGCGTAGCGTAGCCGAGCGCCGAATGACGGCGCTCGNGGTAATGCTCCAGGTTTGACTTCAAGCG contains:
- a CDS encoding MBL fold metallo-hydrolase translates to MNLTLIRNATLRLIYAGQTVLIDPMLGDLHNMRTFAGISPNPTVPLPVPAAEVLAGVTLLIVSHLHPDHLDPAAVAALPKDVPVLCQPGDEDILRGHGFQDVTPLQEAVRVSELTFTRTTGEHGSGEILEQMGHVMGFVLRAPGEPSVYWAGDTVVIPAVRETIAREQPDVIVTHSGGATLGGTLLIMDAAQTVEVLRAGSDATVVAVHLESLDHCFTTRSDLRHAAQDAGLAARLRVPEDGETLTLA